From a single Brassica napus cultivar Da-Ae chromosome C9, Da-Ae, whole genome shotgun sequence genomic region:
- the LOC106440346 gene encoding threonine--tRNA ligase, mitochondrial 1 isoform X1, with the protein MLLRLSARSIRRYTSSHSLSASSFCTLPPMSTSHPKNESYLSAVIPKRIKLFEQIQSHQLEKLKSLPHDPIKITLPDGTVKEGRKWETTPMDIAGEISKGLANSALISSVNDELWDMSRPLEGDCKLELFKFDSDKGRDTLWHSSAHVLGQALEQEYGCQLCIGPCTTRGEGFYYDAFYGDLGLNDNHFPNIEAGAAKAAKEAQPFERVEVTKDQAIEMFSDNNFKVEIINDLPADKTITVYRCGPLVDLCRGPHIPNTSFVKAFKCLRASSAYWRGSKDRESLQRVYGISYPDQKQLKKYLQFLEEAKKYDHRLLGQKQELFFCHPLSPGSWFFLPLGTRVYNKLMEFIKEQYWKRGYTEVITPNMYNMNLWETSGHAANYKENMFTFDIEKQEFGLKPMNCPGHCLMFQHRVRSYRELPIRLADFGVLHRNEASGALSGLTRVRRFQQDDAHIFCTEDQVCDILVSGNVGPPFPPSFVVNVFCLQVTDEVKAVLEFIDYAYKIFGFTYELKLSTRPEKYLGDLATWDKAENDLKIALDAFGKTWVLNEGDGAFYGPKIDITVSDAMNRKFQCATLQLDFQLPDRFKLEYSADDEAKRQRPVMIHRAVLGSVERMFAILLEHYKGKWPFWLSPRQAIVCPISKKSEGYALQVKKQIHEAGYHVDADITDRKIDKKVREAQLAQYNYILVVGETEAATGQVSVRIRDSAAHSVKSIENLLEEFKTKTSEYQ; encoded by the exons ATGCTCCTCCGTCTCTCGGCTCGCTCTATCCGTCGTTACACTTCTTCTCACTCACTCTCCGCGTCGTCGTTTTGCACTCTCCCACCAATGTCAACCAGCCACCCAAAGAACGAGTCCTATCTCTCCGCCGTCATCCCCAAGCGCATCAAGCTCTTCGAGCAGATCCAATCCCACCAGCTCGAGAAGCTCAAATCTCTCCCCCACGACCCAATCAA GATTACGTTACCCGATGGGACCGTGAAAGAAGGGAGGAAGTGGGAGACTACTCCGATGGACATCGCCGGGGAGATTTCGAAGGGGTTGGCTAACTCTGCGTTGATCTCATCGGTTAATGATGAGCTTTGGGATATGAGTAGGCCGTTGGAAGGTGATTGTAAGCTTGAGTTGTTCAAGTTTGATAGTGACAAGGGACGGGATACTCTTTGGCATTCTAGTGCTCACGTTCTTGGTCAG GCTCTTGAGCAGGAGTATGGTTGTCAGCTGTGTATAGGACCGTGTACTACGAGAGGAGAG GGTTTCTACTATGATGCGTTTTATGGTGACTTGGGGCTGAATGACAATCACTTCCCTAACATTGAAGCTGGTGCTGCAAAAGCTGCTAAG GAAGCGCAACCATTTGAGAGGGTTGAAGTGACGAAAGATCAGGCGATTGAGATGTTTTCTGATAACAACTTTAAG GTTGAAATCATCAATGATTTACCTGCCGACAAGACCATTACTGTCTATAGATGTGGTCCTCTTGTTGATTTGTGTCGTGGACCGCACATTCCAAACACTTCTTTTGTGAAAGCTTTCAAGTGTTTGAGG GCCTCATCAGCTTACTGGAGGGGTAGCAAAGACCGTGAGAGCTTGCAGAGGGTTTATGGGATATCTTATCCAGATCAGAAACAGCTGAAG AAATATCTTCAGTTTCTAGAAGAAGCCAAAAAGTATGACCACAGACTATTGGGCCAAAAGCAGGAACTTTTCTTTTGTCATCCTCTCAG CCCTGGGAGTTGGTTCTTCCTTCCACTCGGCACTCGCGTATATAACAAGTTGATGGAATTCATTAAGGAGCAATATTGGAAAAGGGGTTACACAGAG GTTATAACACCAAATATGTACAACATGAATCTGTGGGAAACTTCTGGACATGCTGCAAATTACAAGGAGAATATGTTTACTTTTGAT ATTGAGAAGCAAGAGTTCGGGCTCAAACCTATGAATTGCCCTGGTCACTGCTTGATGTTCCAACACAGGGTTCGCTCATACAGAG AGTTACCGATTAGACTGGCTGACTTTGGAGTGTTGCACCGCAATGAGGCAAGTGGAGCACTTAGTGGGCTGACTCGTGTCCGACGGTTCCAGCAG GATGATGCACACATATTCTGTACAGAGGATCAGGTTTGTGATATTCTTGTGTCTGGCAATGTTGGACCTCCTTTTCCTCCCTCTTTTGTggttaatgttttttgtttgcaggTCACGGATGAAGTGAAGGCTGTGTTGGAGTTCATCGACTATGCTTACAAAATCTTTGGCTTTACCTATGAGCTAAAGCTTTCAACG AGGCCAGAAAAGTACCTTGGAGATTTGGCAACATGGGATAAAGCTGAAAATGATCTCAAAATAGCCCTAGATGCTTTTGGAAAGACATGGGTG TTGAACGAAGGAGATGGTGCGTTCTATGGCCCAAAGATAGACATCACAGTTTCTGATGCGATGAACAGGAAATTCCAGTGTGCAACTTTACAG CTTGATTTTCAACTTCCTGATCGCTTCAAGCTGGAATACTCAGCTGACGACGAAGCGAAGAGGCAAAGACCTGTGATGATACATAGAGCCGTCTTGGGATCTGTGGAGCGTATGTTTGCCATATTGCTGGAGCATTACAAAGGGAAATGGCCCTTCTGGCTTAGTCCGCGCCAGGCCATAGTTTGCCCTATATCAAAGAAATCTGAGGGATACGCATTACAG GTGAAGAAACAAATTCATGAAGCTGGGTACCATGTTGATGCGGACATAACAGACAGAAAGATTGATAAAAAG GTGCGAGAAGCTCAGCTTGCTCAGTACAACTACATACTTGTAGTTGGTGAAACCGAAGCTGCTACAGGACAG GTGAGTGTTCGGATAAGAGACAGTGCAGCCCACTCGGTTAAGAGCATCGAGAATTTGCTTGAAGAGTTCAAGACCAAGACTTCTGAATATCAGTGA
- the LOC106440346 gene encoding threonine--tRNA ligase, mitochondrial 1 isoform X2, whose amino-acid sequence MLLRLSARSIRRYTSSHSLSASSFCTLPPMSTSHPKNESYLSAVIPKRIKLFEQIQSHQLEKLKSLPHDPIKITLPDGTVKEGRKWETTPMDIAGEISKGLANSALISSVNDELWDMSRPLEGDCKLELFKFDSDKGRDTLWHSSAHVLGQALEQEYGCQLCIGPCTTRGEGFYYDAFYGDLGLNDNHFPNIEAGAAKAAKEAQPFERVEVTKDQAIEMFSDNNFKVEIINDLPADKTITVYRCGPLVDLCRGPHIPNTSFVKAFKCLRASSAYWRGSKDRESLQRVYGISYPDQKQLKKYLQFLEEAKKYDHRLLGQKQELFFCHPLSPGSWFFLPLGTRVYNKLMEFIKEQYWKRGYTEVITPNMYNMNLWETSGHAANYKENMFTFDIEKQEFGLKPMNCPGHCLMFQHRVRSYRELPIRLADFGVLHRNEASGALSGLTRVRRFQQDDAHIFCTEDQVTDEVKAVLEFIDYAYKIFGFTYELKLSTRPEKYLGDLATWDKAENDLKIALDAFGKTWVLNEGDGAFYGPKIDITVSDAMNRKFQCATLQLDFQLPDRFKLEYSADDEAKRQRPVMIHRAVLGSVERMFAILLEHYKGKWPFWLSPRQAIVCPISKKSEGYALQVKKQIHEAGYHVDADITDRKIDKKVREAQLAQYNYILVVGETEAATGQVSVRIRDSAAHSVKSIENLLEEFKTKTSEYQ is encoded by the exons ATGCTCCTCCGTCTCTCGGCTCGCTCTATCCGTCGTTACACTTCTTCTCACTCACTCTCCGCGTCGTCGTTTTGCACTCTCCCACCAATGTCAACCAGCCACCCAAAGAACGAGTCCTATCTCTCCGCCGTCATCCCCAAGCGCATCAAGCTCTTCGAGCAGATCCAATCCCACCAGCTCGAGAAGCTCAAATCTCTCCCCCACGACCCAATCAA GATTACGTTACCCGATGGGACCGTGAAAGAAGGGAGGAAGTGGGAGACTACTCCGATGGACATCGCCGGGGAGATTTCGAAGGGGTTGGCTAACTCTGCGTTGATCTCATCGGTTAATGATGAGCTTTGGGATATGAGTAGGCCGTTGGAAGGTGATTGTAAGCTTGAGTTGTTCAAGTTTGATAGTGACAAGGGACGGGATACTCTTTGGCATTCTAGTGCTCACGTTCTTGGTCAG GCTCTTGAGCAGGAGTATGGTTGTCAGCTGTGTATAGGACCGTGTACTACGAGAGGAGAG GGTTTCTACTATGATGCGTTTTATGGTGACTTGGGGCTGAATGACAATCACTTCCCTAACATTGAAGCTGGTGCTGCAAAAGCTGCTAAG GAAGCGCAACCATTTGAGAGGGTTGAAGTGACGAAAGATCAGGCGATTGAGATGTTTTCTGATAACAACTTTAAG GTTGAAATCATCAATGATTTACCTGCCGACAAGACCATTACTGTCTATAGATGTGGTCCTCTTGTTGATTTGTGTCGTGGACCGCACATTCCAAACACTTCTTTTGTGAAAGCTTTCAAGTGTTTGAGG GCCTCATCAGCTTACTGGAGGGGTAGCAAAGACCGTGAGAGCTTGCAGAGGGTTTATGGGATATCTTATCCAGATCAGAAACAGCTGAAG AAATATCTTCAGTTTCTAGAAGAAGCCAAAAAGTATGACCACAGACTATTGGGCCAAAAGCAGGAACTTTTCTTTTGTCATCCTCTCAG CCCTGGGAGTTGGTTCTTCCTTCCACTCGGCACTCGCGTATATAACAAGTTGATGGAATTCATTAAGGAGCAATATTGGAAAAGGGGTTACACAGAG GTTATAACACCAAATATGTACAACATGAATCTGTGGGAAACTTCTGGACATGCTGCAAATTACAAGGAGAATATGTTTACTTTTGAT ATTGAGAAGCAAGAGTTCGGGCTCAAACCTATGAATTGCCCTGGTCACTGCTTGATGTTCCAACACAGGGTTCGCTCATACAGAG AGTTACCGATTAGACTGGCTGACTTTGGAGTGTTGCACCGCAATGAGGCAAGTGGAGCACTTAGTGGGCTGACTCGTGTCCGACGGTTCCAGCAG GATGATGCACACATATTCTGTACAGAGGATCAG gTCACGGATGAAGTGAAGGCTGTGTTGGAGTTCATCGACTATGCTTACAAAATCTTTGGCTTTACCTATGAGCTAAAGCTTTCAACG AGGCCAGAAAAGTACCTTGGAGATTTGGCAACATGGGATAAAGCTGAAAATGATCTCAAAATAGCCCTAGATGCTTTTGGAAAGACATGGGTG TTGAACGAAGGAGATGGTGCGTTCTATGGCCCAAAGATAGACATCACAGTTTCTGATGCGATGAACAGGAAATTCCAGTGTGCAACTTTACAG CTTGATTTTCAACTTCCTGATCGCTTCAAGCTGGAATACTCAGCTGACGACGAAGCGAAGAGGCAAAGACCTGTGATGATACATAGAGCCGTCTTGGGATCTGTGGAGCGTATGTTTGCCATATTGCTGGAGCATTACAAAGGGAAATGGCCCTTCTGGCTTAGTCCGCGCCAGGCCATAGTTTGCCCTATATCAAAGAAATCTGAGGGATACGCATTACAG GTGAAGAAACAAATTCATGAAGCTGGGTACCATGTTGATGCGGACATAACAGACAGAAAGATTGATAAAAAG GTGCGAGAAGCTCAGCTTGCTCAGTACAACTACATACTTGTAGTTGGTGAAACCGAAGCTGCTACAGGACAG GTGAGTGTTCGGATAAGAGACAGTGCAGCCCACTCGGTTAAGAGCATCGAGAATTTGCTTGAAGAGTTCAAGACCAAGACTTCTGAATATCAGTGA
- the BNAC09G03460D gene encoding uncharacterized protein BNAC09G03460D, with the protein MAWMQMIQSARSLLRTTRPSSTPSLSRFYSKPAPYAVKVGIPEFLSGIGGGVETHIAKLETEIGDLSKLLVTRTLRLKKHGVPCKHRKLILKYSQKYRLGLWKPRADAIKA; encoded by the exons ATGGCGTGGATGCAAATGATACAGAGCGCGAGATCTCTTCTGAGGACAACACGACCTTCTTCGACTCCAAGCCTCTCCAGATTCTACTCCAAACCTGCTCCTTATGCCG TGAAAGTTGGGATTCCTGAGTTCTTGAGTGGGATTGGGGGAGGAGTTGAGACTCATATCGCTAAACTTGAGACAGAGATTGGTGATCTTTCGAAACTGCTTGTGACTCGTACCCTCAGGCTCAAGAAGCATGGCGTCCCTTGCAAACAT aggAAGCTGATACTGAAATATAGCCAGAAGTACAGGCTAGGGCTATGGAAACCTAGAGCTGACGCTATAAAGGCCTGA
- the LOC125575509 gene encoding nuclear envelope-associated protein 2-like, whose protein sequence is MSESFKTTVDPLLKDLDEKKESFRRNVVSMTAEIKQVRGRLVSQEQYFVKESIFRKEAETKAKNMEVEICKLQKKLEDRNYLLEKVDEAECEKLTVFQSMSNFLEEVDDLRSQLASTKETAETSAASAQSTQLQCSVISQQLDDKTRSLREHQDRVTQLANQLDNLQRDLRTRECSQKELSDEVIRIER, encoded by the exons ATGTCTGAATCCTTCAAAACGACGGTGGATCCGCTTCTGAAAGACTTGGATGAGAAGAAAGAGAGTTTCCGGCGTAACGTGGTGTCTATGACTGCTGAGATAAAGCAAGTGAGAGGCCGTTTGGTTTCTCAAGAACAGTATTTTGTTAAAGAAAGCATTTTTAGAAAA gaagCAGAGACAAAAGCTAAGAACATGGAAGTGGAGATCTGTAAATTGCAGAAGAAGTTGGAAGATAGAAACT ATCTTCTAGAAAAAGTAGATGAAGCTGAATGTGAAAAGTTGACTGTGTTTCAATCAATGTCTAAT TTTCTTGAAGAAGTGGATGACTTGAGATCACAGCTAGCTTCAACAAAGGAAACTGCAGAAACAAGCGCTGCTTCTGCTCAATCCACACAGCTTCAATGCTCAGTGATATCACAACAACTCGACGACAAGACACGTTCTCTAAGAGAACACCAAGACCGTGTAACTCAACTCGCCAACCAGCTTGATAACCTCCAGAGAGATCTAAGGACCAGAGAGTGTTCTCAGAAAGAGCTGAGTGATGAAGTTATTAGAATAGAGCGTTAG
- the LOC106444442 gene encoding nuclear envelope-associated protein 2-like — protein MECELRKILEEVSPKSIERMNRLLSVKDEEIAKLKDEVRLMSAHWKLKTKGLETQLEKQRRTDQELKKKVVKLEFCLQEAGSQTRKLQRMGEKRDKAIKELRDQITGKQWNESVPREKPNFWDTSGFKIVVSMSMLLLVIVSKK, from the exons ATGGAGTGTGAGCTAAGGAAAATTCTGGAAGAGGTTTCCCCAAAGAGCATTGAGAGAATGAACAGGCTGTTGAGTGTGAAAGACGAAGAGATTGCAAAGCTAAAAGATGAGGTAAGGCTAATGTCAGCTCACTGGAAACTCAAGACTAAGGGACTCGAAACTCAG TTGGAGAAACAAAGAAGAACAGATCAAGAGTTGAAGAAGAAGGTGGTGAAACTGGAGTTTTGTTTGCAAGAAGCTGGTAGCCAGACAAGAAAGCTGCAAAGG ATGGGGGAGAAGCGAGACAAGGCTATTAAAGAGCTAAGAGATCAGATTACTGGAAAACAGTGGAATGAATCGGTTCCTAGAGAGAAACCAAACTTTTGGGATACCTCAGGGTTCAAGATCGTTGTGTCAATGTCCATGTTGTTATTAGTGATTGTCTCCAAAAAATGA
- the LOC106440347 gene encoding shaggy-related protein kinase alpha has product MASVAIPPVHGARDSTGLDKLPEEMNDMKLRDDKEMEPIVVDGNGTETGHIIVTTIGGRNGQPKQTISYMAERVVGQGSFGVVFQAKCLETGETVAIKKVLQDRRYKNRELQTMRLFDHPNVVSLKHCFFSTTEKDELYLNLVLEYVPETVHRVIKHYNKLNQRMPLIYVKLYTYQIFRALSYIHRCIGVCHRDIKPQNLLVNPHTHQVKLCDFGSAKVLVKGEPNISYICSRYYRAPELIFGATEYTTAIDVWSAGCVLAELLLGQPLFPGESGVDQLVEIIKVLGTPTREEIKCMNPNYTEFKFPQIKAHPWHKIFHKRMPPEAVDLVSRLLQYSPNLRSAALDTLVHPFFDELRDPNARLPNGRFLPPLFNFKPHELKGVAVEIVAKLVPEHARKQCPWLGL; this is encoded by the exons ATGGCATCCGTGGCTATACCTCCAGTTCATGGAGCTAGAGACTCCACAGGTCTCGATAAACTGCCTGAAGAAATGAACGACATGAAACTTCGTGACGATAAA GAAATGGAACCTATAGTGGTAGATGGCAATGGTACAGAGACTGGCCACATCATAGTCACTACTATTGGTGGAAGAAACGGCCAACCTAAACAG ACGATCAGCTACATGGCAGAGCGTGTTGTCGGGCAAGGATCATTTGGCGTTGTCTTCCAA gcCAAGTGTCTTGAGACGGGAGAAACTGTTGCGATAAAGAAAGTTTTACAAGACCGGAGGTACAAGAACCGTGAGCTTCAGACCATGAGGCTCTTTGACCATCCCAACGTTGTCTCTCTCAAACACTGCTTCTTCTCAACCACCGAGAAAGATGAGCTTTACCTCAACCTGGTGCTTGAATACGTCCCGGAGACAGTTCATCGTGTTATCAAACATTACAACAAACTCAACCAGCGGATGCCTCTCATATACGTCAAACTCTACACCTATCAG ATCTTTAGGGCCTTATCTTACATTCACCGTTGTATTGGCGTGTGTCACCGTGACATCAAACCTCAAAACTTGTTGGTAAACCCACACACACATCAAGTGAAGCTGTGTGATTTTGGAAGTGCTAAAGTATTG GTGAAAGGAGAACCAAACATCTCCTACATTTGCTCGAGGTATTACAGAGCACCTGAGCTTATTTTTGGAGCAACCGAGTATACAACAGCCATTGATGTCTGGTCTGCAGGATGTGTTCTTGCTGAGCTCTTGCTTGGACAG CCATTGTTCCCTGGTGAGAGTGGTGTTGATCAACTTGTAGAGATTATCAAG GTTTTGGGAACGCCTACTAGGGAAGAAATCAAGTGCATGAACCCTAACTACACCGAGTTCAAATTCCCTCAGATCAAAGCTCATCCATGGCACAAG ATTTTCCACAAACGCATGCCACCAGAAGCTGTTGATTTGGTCTCAAGGCTTCTTCAATACTCTCCCAATCTAAGATCTGCCGCT cTGGACACATTGGTCCACCCATTCTTTGATGAGCTAAGAGATCCAAATGCGCGTCTGCCTAATGGGCGTTTCCTTCCACCACTCTTCAACTTCAAGCCTCACG AGCTGAAAGGTGTGGCGGTGGAGATTGTAGCTAAGTTAGTACCTGAGCATGCGAGGAAGCAGTGTCCTTGGCTCGGTTTGtga
- the LOC106440350 gene encoding zinc finger CCCH domain-containing protein 3, with product MPSGKYYCDYCEKEFQDTQVARKRHLQSKPHLRAKALWYSSTTTSAVNNPQVSSFASRGLCNRFVSSNFCPFGDSCRYLHPNNIPGNTGYTNNSSNTQLLAGLPNQHIQGSSLNRDCFSGRAGGTGWFDLPPSLRPPPEQGYPQLPSIDWG from the exons atgccGTCGGGGAAGTACTACTGCGATTACTGCGAGAAGGAGTTTCAGGACACACAAGTCGCTAGAAAACGACATCTTCAGAGCAAACCTCATCTTCGAGCTAAAGCACTTTGGTACAGCTCTACCACCACCTCAG CTGTTAATAATCCACAAGTCTCCAGCTTTGCGTCGAGGGGTCTCTGCAATCGTTTCGTTTCATCG AACTTTTGCCCATTTGGAGATTCTTGCAGATACTTGCATCCTAACAACATTCCAGGAAACACAG GATACACCAATAATAGTagcaatacacaacttcttgcTGGCTTGCCTAACCAACACATCCAAGGAAGTAGTTTAAACC GTGACTGTTTTAGTGGGAGAGCAGGAGGAACAGGTTGGTTCGATCTGCCACCGTCGCTGAGACCGCCTCCGGAGCAAGGCTATCCTCAACTTCCCTCCATTGACTGGGGATAg
- the LOC106440348 gene encoding G patch domain-containing protein 8, translated as MDIRRRESKTEASDREKRINEKEQMDQESFLEELAGEFRLPITHRVTENVDLEDVEQASLDTMISSTNVGFRLLQKMGWKGKGLGKQEQGITEPIKSGIRDRRLGLGKQEEDDYFTAEENIQRRKLDIEIEETEEIAKKREVQAERELKIESDVKEIRKVFYCELCSKQYRTVMEFEGHLDSYDHNHKKRFKEMKEMHGASSRDDRKKREQLRQERELTKMADARKQQQKQQNMQEDPENVPVPIPAKPALAPLVVQDQRKSLKFGFSSKSGSTSKSQPKSSVKKPKLAIASVFSNDSDED; from the exons ATGGATATTAGGCGGCGTGAAAGTAAGACGGAAGCTAGTGATAGAGAGAAACGGATTAACGAGAAGGAACAG ATGGATCAAGAGTCTTTTCTTGAGGAGCTTGCAGGAGAGTTTAGATTGCCAATAACACACAGGGTGACTGAGAACGTTGATCTAGAGGATGTGGAGCAAGCGTCACTAGACACAATGATATCATCAACCAACGTTGGGTTTCGTCTTCTTCAGAAGATGGGTTGGAAAGGGAAGGGTTTAGGAAAGCAAGAGCAAG GCATAACGGAGCCTATAAAGTCGGGTATCAGGGATCGAAGGCTCGGTTTAGGGAAGCAAGAGGAGGATGATTACTTCACTGCGGAGGAGAACATCCAAAGGAGGAAGCTTGATATTGAGATCGAGGAGACTGAGGAGATCGCTAAGAAACGGGAG GTCCAAGCAGAACGTGAGCTGAAGATTGAGAGCGATGTTAAAGAGATTCGCAAAGTCTTCTACTGTGAGCTTTGCAGCAAGCAGTATAGAACGGTGATGGAGTTTGAAGGTCACTTGGACTCGTATGATCACAACCATAAGAAG AGATTCAAAGAGATGAAAGAAATGCATGGTGCGAGCAGCCGCGATGATAGGAAGAAGCGAGAGCAGCTGCGTCAAGAGAGGGAGCTGACTAAAAT GGCTGATGCTCGTAAACAACAGCAGAAGCAACAGAACATGCAAGAAGACCCAGAGAATGTCCCAGTTCCAATACCGGCTAAGCCCGCTCTTGCACCACTTGTTGTCCAAGATCAGCGGAAGTCATTGAAGTTTGGCTTTTCTTCAAAAAGCGGCAGTACATCAAAG AGCCAACCCAAGAGCAGCGTCAAGAAGCCTAAATTAGCAATTGCATCGGTTTTTAGCAACGACAGCGACGAAGATTAA
- the BNAC09G03510D gene encoding uncharacterized protein BNAC09G03510D, whose translation MGGNSSKQLSFFSFYKSRRSSHRVQADAWDDGVYTRKAWASDEDKRYWVAEPGIDRKASAFIARFHASRVSESERQTLPPSQSHHN comes from the coding sequence ATGGGAGGCAACAGCAGTAAGCAATTATCTTTCTTCAGCTTCTATAAATCACGAAGGTCGTCTCATAGAGTTCAAGCAGACGCCTGGGACGACGGCGTATACACAAGGAAGGCATGGGCCAGCGACGAGGACAAGCGATATTGGGTGGCTGAGCCAGGTATTGACCGTAAAGCTTCTGCCTTCATCGCCAGGTTCCATGCCTCTCGTGTCTCTGAGTCCGAGCGCCAAACTCTCCCTCCTAGTCAATCTCATCATAACTAG